The following coding sequences lie in one Oncorhynchus kisutch isolate 150728-3 linkage group LG27, Okis_V2, whole genome shotgun sequence genomic window:
- the LOC109884766 gene encoding baculoviral IAP repeat-containing protein 7 isoform X2 — translation MCLTAQSLHTAAGNICPALCTPRYHSPLWNGKGMTGTGPKEKEDTTSPRMTGYRSEMLYVLEKPQMRGEEERLRTFENWRRDTPVTAGNLARAGFYFLGTEDKVQCFCCGGILRYWVHGDSPIVEHKRHFPACSFVLGRAVGNIPLFVVSRSPSDSVDGQLLSQLQRMTVDDQGTAGQAVYPEMELEESRLTTFHNWPTGAAVQPNVLARAGFFYTGHGDNVKCFHCDGGLRNWEPGDDPWQEHAMWFPRCDFLIQTRGRDYVSNIQATHFHRETVGGSQTPVSQEITSENDVVGGLGTPSVMLSPVVQTVLQMGFEAGLLESLVQTKYLLTGQHYTSVSGLVTDVLAAEEEDRTRGLQSRVQEPVERHGPSAGGVRTQTPIREKAVGDSTPEELLRQLQEERTCKVCMDKLVSIVFIPCGHLVVCSDCAASLRHCPICRATIRGSVRAFMS, via the exons ATGTGCCTTACTGCGCAATCCCTTCATACAGCTGCAGGGAATATATGTCCAGCACTGTGCACTCCGCGCTACCATAGTCCACTATGGAACGGAAAGGGGATGACTGGCACAGGACCGAAGGAGAAAGAAGACACCACAAGTCCCAGGATGACGGGTTACAGGAGCGAGATGCTGTATGTTCTGGAGAAGCCCCAGATGCGAGGCGAGGAGGAGCGGCTTCGAACTTTTGAAAACTGGCGGAGGGACACACCAGTCACCGCGGGCAACCTGGCCAGAGCGGGATTCTATTTTCTGGGGACAGAAGATAAGGTTCAGTGCTTCTGTTGCGGAGGGATCCTGCGGTACTGGGTCCATGGGGACAGTCCGATCGTCGAACACAAGAGGCACTTCCCCGCCTGTAGTTTCGTGCTGGGTAGAGCCGTTGGGAATATCCCGCTGTTTGTCGTTTCCAGGTCCCCTTCTGACTCCGTGGACGGCCAGCTGTTGAGCCAGCTCCAGAGGATGACCGTGGACGACCAGGGAACGGCCGGGCAGGCTGTCTACCCTGAGATGGAGTTAGAGGAATCCCGGCTCACCACCTTCCACAACTGGCCTACGGGTGCTGCGGTCCAGCCCAATGTTCTGGCGAGGGCAGGATTCTTCTACACAG GCCACGGTGACAACGTAAAATGCTTTCACTGTGACGGAGGGCTGAGGAACTGGGAACCTGGAGATGACCCCTGGCAGGAGCATGCCATGTGGTTCCCACG ATGTGACTTCCTGATCCAGACGAGAGGACGTGACTATGTCAGCAACATCCAGGCTACCCACTTCCACAGAGAGACTGTG GGTGGATCACAGACACCGGTGTCTCAAGAAATTACTTCAGAAAATG ACGTGGTGGGTGGTCTGGGCACACCCTCAGTCATGCTGTCTCCTGTGGTCCAGACCGTACTCCAGATGGGCTTTGAGGCTGGCCTGCTGGAGAGTCTGGTCCAGACCAAGTACCTGCTGACCGGCCAGCACTACACCTCCGTGTCTGGCCTGGTCACTGACGTACTGGCTgctgaggaggaggacaggaccaGGGGGCTGCAGAGCAGAGTCCAGG AGCCGGTGGAGAGACATGGTCCCAGTGCAGGAGGGGTCAGGACACAGACACCCATCAGAGaaaaag CAGTGGGAGACTCCACCCCTGAGGAGCTCCTGCGTCAGCTGCAGGAGGAGCGGACATGTAAGGTGTGTATGGACAAGCTGGTATCCATCGTCTTCATCCCCTGTGGTCATCTGGTGGTGTGTAGCGACTGTGCTGCCAGCCTGCGTCACTGCCCCATCTGCAGAGCCACCATCAGAGGCAGCGTCCGAGCATTCATGTCCTGA
- the LOC109884766 gene encoding baculoviral IAP repeat-containing protein 7 isoform X1 — MCLTAQSLHTAAGNICPALCTPRYHSPLWNGKGMTGTGPKEKEDTTSPRMTGYRSEMLYVLEKPQMRGEEERLRTFENWRRDTPVTAGNLARAGFYFLGTEDKVQCFCCGGILRYWVHGDSPIVEHKRHFPACSFVLGRAVGNIPLFVVSRSPSDSVDGQLLSQLQRMTVDDQGTAGQAVYPEMELEESRLTTFHNWPTGAAVQPNVLARAGFFYTGHGDNVKCFHCDGGLRNWEPGDDPWQEHAMWFPRCDFLIQTRGRDYVSNIQATHFHRETVGGSQTPVSQEITSENDVVGGLGTPSVMLSPVVQTVLQMGFEAGLLESLVQTKYLLTGQHYTSVSGLVTDVLAAEEEDRTRGLQSRVQEPVERHGPSAGGVRTQTPIREKVGDSTPEELLRQLQEERTCKVCMDKLVSIVFIPCGHLVVCSDCAASLRHCPICRATIRGSVRAFMS, encoded by the exons ATGTGCCTTACTGCGCAATCCCTTCATACAGCTGCAGGGAATATATGTCCAGCACTGTGCACTCCGCGCTACCATAGTCCACTATGGAACGGAAAGGGGATGACTGGCACAGGACCGAAGGAGAAAGAAGACACCACAAGTCCCAGGATGACGGGTTACAGGAGCGAGATGCTGTATGTTCTGGAGAAGCCCCAGATGCGAGGCGAGGAGGAGCGGCTTCGAACTTTTGAAAACTGGCGGAGGGACACACCAGTCACCGCGGGCAACCTGGCCAGAGCGGGATTCTATTTTCTGGGGACAGAAGATAAGGTTCAGTGCTTCTGTTGCGGAGGGATCCTGCGGTACTGGGTCCATGGGGACAGTCCGATCGTCGAACACAAGAGGCACTTCCCCGCCTGTAGTTTCGTGCTGGGTAGAGCCGTTGGGAATATCCCGCTGTTTGTCGTTTCCAGGTCCCCTTCTGACTCCGTGGACGGCCAGCTGTTGAGCCAGCTCCAGAGGATGACCGTGGACGACCAGGGAACGGCCGGGCAGGCTGTCTACCCTGAGATGGAGTTAGAGGAATCCCGGCTCACCACCTTCCACAACTGGCCTACGGGTGCTGCGGTCCAGCCCAATGTTCTGGCGAGGGCAGGATTCTTCTACACAG GCCACGGTGACAACGTAAAATGCTTTCACTGTGACGGAGGGCTGAGGAACTGGGAACCTGGAGATGACCCCTGGCAGGAGCATGCCATGTGGTTCCCACG ATGTGACTTCCTGATCCAGACGAGAGGACGTGACTATGTCAGCAACATCCAGGCTACCCACTTCCACAGAGAGACTGTG GGTGGATCACAGACACCGGTGTCTCAAGAAATTACTTCAGAAAATG ACGTGGTGGGTGGTCTGGGCACACCCTCAGTCATGCTGTCTCCTGTGGTCCAGACCGTACTCCAGATGGGCTTTGAGGCTGGCCTGCTGGAGAGTCTGGTCCAGACCAAGTACCTGCTGACCGGCCAGCACTACACCTCCGTGTCTGGCCTGGTCACTGACGTACTGGCTgctgaggaggaggacaggaccaGGGGGCTGCAGAGCAGAGTCCAGG AGCCGGTGGAGAGACATGGTCCCAGTGCAGGAGGGGTCAGGACACAGACACCCATCAGAGaaaaag TGGGAGACTCCACCCCTGAGGAGCTCCTGCGTCAGCTGCAGGAGGAGCGGACATGTAAGGTGTGTATGGACAAGCTGGTATCCATCGTCTTCATCCCCTGTGGTCATCTGGTGGTGTGTAGCGACTGTGCTGCCAGCCTGCGTCACTGCCCCATCTGCAGAGCCACCATCAGAGGCAGCGTCCGAGCATTCATGTCCTGA